A genomic stretch from Lathyrus oleraceus cultivar Zhongwan6 chromosome 2, CAAS_Psat_ZW6_1.0, whole genome shotgun sequence includes:
- the LOC127117589 gene encoding two-pore potassium channel 1 — protein MANNDTNEPLLLRLQDTEPQKGKRRLNQRRLLRSRSAPHTDHAPLVTNSNESNPLSEPMFGNLHPSFRKVAIILMVYLGIGTLIFYLVRNQIKGMKTDRFLDALYFTIVTMTTVGYGDLVPNSDLTKLLACAFVFSGMALMGLILSKAADYLVEKQEVLLIKAIHMHQKVGPSEILKELETNKTRYKFILVLFLLLILVIAGTIFLVTVEKLDVIDAFYCVCSTITTLGYGDKSFSTQAGRIFAVFWILTGTICVAQFFLYMAELNTESRQKALVRWVLTRKMTNHDLEAADLDEDGTVGAAEFVIYKLKEMGKISQEDITLVMKEFEELDIDQSGTLSVSDITLAQSS, from the exons ATGGCCAACAACGATACAAACGAGCCCTTGCTATTGAGATTGCAGGACACTGAACCTCAAAAGGGTAAAAGACGGCTAAACCAAAGAAGGCTCCTTCGTTCTCGAAGTGCTCCTCATACAGATCATGCTCCTCTGGTGACAAACAGCAATGAATCAAATCCTCTTTCTGAGCCCATGTTTGGGAATCTACATCCAAGCTTTAGAAAAGTTGCTATAATTCTTATGGTCTATTTAGGCATAGGAACTTTAATCTTCTACCTTGTCAGGAACCAGATCAAAGGAATGAAAACTGATAGATTCCTAGATGCCCTATACTTTACGATTGTGACGATGACTACCGTTGGATACGGAGACCTTGTTCCCAATAGTGACCTTACAAAACTACTCGCGTGCGCTTTTGTTTTCTCCGGAATGGCGTTGATGGGGCTAATCCTAAGCAAAGCAGCAGATTACTTGGTTGAGAAGCAAGAAGTTTTGTTAATCAAAGCCATCCACATGCACCAAAAAGTCGGTCCAAGTGAAATTTTAAAGGAGCTTGAGACCAACAAAACAAGATACAAATTTATTCTGGTCCTTTTCCTTCTTTTGATTCTCGTTATTGCGGGGACAATCTTCTTAGTCACGGTTGAAAAATTGGATGTTATTGATGCCTTTTACTGTGTTTGTTCAACAATTACAACTCTTGGTTATGGAGATAAAAGTTTCTCTACTCAAGCTGGTAGAATATTTGCGGTGTTTTGGATATTAACCGGTACTATTTGCGTAGCTCAGTTTTTCCTCTACATGGCTGAACTAAACACTGAAAGTAGACAAAAGGCACTTGTCAGATGGGTTCTTACCAGGAAAATGACAAATCACGATTTGGAAGCAGCTGATCTTGATGAGGATGGCACTGTTGG GGCTGCTGAATTCGTAATTTATAAGCTGAAGGAGATGGGGAAGATTAGCCAAGAAGATATAACACTTGTGATGAAAGAGTTTGAAGAGCTTGACATTGATCAGTCTGGTACACTGTCTGTTTCTGATATAACACTTGCTCAATCATCTTAG